One Syntrophorhabdaceae bacterium DNA window includes the following coding sequences:
- a CDS encoding DUF3147 family protein — translation MALLIKAVLSLLIIFGATAIAGKFPSTGGLIAVMPLTGAIVLLWVHIESKGNTAIMQAFTKGALWGILPSIIFFLVAFICSRRGCTLAKTLGASFAAWAIAAFAHQALVR, via the coding sequence ATGGCTCTTCTCATTAAAGCGGTCCTGAGCCTGCTTATCATCTTCGGCGCCACCGCTATCGCCGGGAAATTCCCTTCAACAGGGGGCCTGATTGCGGTCATGCCGCTCACAGGGGCAATTGTCCTCCTATGGGTCCACATTGAAAGCAAGGGGAACACGGCGATCATGCAGGCCTTCACAAAAGGCGCCCTTTGGGGCATTTTACCGAGTATAATTTTTTTTCTCGTAGCCTTTATCTGTTCCAGGAGAGGCTGTACCCTTGCAAAGACTCTGGGCGCATCATTTGCCGCATGGGCTATCGCAGCATTCGCGCACCAGGCTTTAGTGAGATGA